CGAGCCGCAGCAGGAACGCCTCGGACACCGCCGCGGCGCCGTCCGCCGACTCGACGGCGCGCAGCAGCGCGCGGACGTCGTCAGCGTCCGCGGCGGTCAGCGCGGCGGCGATCGCGGCGCTCATGCGCGGGCCTTCTCGGCCGCGCCGCTCGGACGCTTCTCGCCCTGCTCGGCGCGCGGCTCGACCGGGTTGACGAACTTGTAGCCGACGTTGCGGACGGTGCCGATCAGCGCCTCGTGCTCGTTGCCGAGCTTGGCGCGCAGCCGCCGCACGTGGACGTCGACCGTGCGGGTGCCGCCGAAATAGTCGTAGCCCCACACCTCTGCGAGGAGCTGGGCGCGGGAGAACACCCGGCCCGGGTGCTGCGCGAGGTACTTCAGCAGCTCGAACTCCTTGTAGGTGAGGTCCAGCGAGCGTCCCTTGAGCCGCGCCGAGTAGGAGTCCTCCTCGATCGTGAGGTCTCCCCGGGTGACCACCTGGAGGTCCTCCTCGCTGACCGCCTCCCGCCGGGTGAGGGCGAACCGCAGCCGGGCCTCGACCTCGGACGGTCCGGCCGTCGACAGGATGAAGTCGTCGCAGCCCCACTCGGCGGTCATTGCGACCAGGCCGCCCTCGGGCACGATCACCAGCACCGGCGCCGAGGTACCCGTGCTGGCGAGCAGCCGCGTGAGGGTCCGCGCCGCGGCGAGGTCGAGCCGGGCGTCGACGAGGACGGCGTCCCCGGTGCCCTGGTCGAGCAGCACCGACGGGTCGGGAGCGACGACGCGGACGTCGTGCGCGAGCAGCGCGAGCCCGGGCAGGATGTCGGCCGTCTGCTCGGCGGCGCGGGTCATCAGAGTGATCTGCACGTCGCCTCCCAGCGCTGGATTCGTCGATTTTAGTGCCTTGCCGCCGCGGACCGTGCAGCGCATGGTGAGAGGATCGCCTCGATGCCCACCACCCCGACCCCGGCCCGTCGTGGCCGCGCGCTGCGCCGGCTCGTCATGGGCGTCCTGCTGCTGCTCGTCGTCCTGGTCGCCGCCGACCGTGGTGCGGCGTACCTCGCGTCGAGCAGGATCTCCGACGAGCTGCGCGCTCGGCTCGCCGCGACCGCGCAGCCCACCGTGTCGATCAGCGGCTTCCCGTTGCTGGCCCAGGCCGCCGCCGGCAGCTACGAGCGGGTGCGGATCCTCGCCCCCGGCGTGGCCGCCGGGGACCTGGACCGGGTCGATGTCGACCTGACCCTGCGCGAGGTCCGCCTGGCGCTGGGCGACGCGCTCGCCGGCGACGTCTCCGGCGGCACGGTCGGCGACGCCACGGCCGACATCACGATCCCGGAGGCGTCCCTGTCGCACCTGACCGGCCTGCCGATCAAGATCGACGGCATCACCGAGCAGGTGGCGCGGCTGTCGACCACGTTCCAGGTGCTGGGCGCCAAGGTCCCGGTCAGCATCGACGCGAAGGTGGTCGTGAAGGGCGCGCAGGCCCGCCTCGACGTCCAGGCCGCGCGGGCCGGAGGGGTCGCGCTGCCCGGCTTCGTCATCTCGAGCCTCGCCAAGGCGATCGGGCTCACGTTCGCCGTGCCCACCCTCGTGGAGGGCATGCACCTGGACGCCGTGTCGTCGCGGTACGGGGCGATCGTCCTGCACGCCAGCGGCACCGACGTGCCTTTCCCGGCCGGCTGAGGGGGCAGGTCGTAGGCTGAGCGCGTGGAAGCCTTCATGACGTCCCTGCTCGTCATCGCCGCCTTTCTGATCGCGGCGGCCTGCGCGCGCGCCGCGTACACGACCTTCGCGGGCGAGCGATGAGCGAGATCCTGCCGCTGCCCGACCAGCTGCCGATCGACACCGTGAGCGTGCGGGAGGGACCGGAGATCCATCCCGCGATGCTCTCGCTGCTTCCGCTGCTCGGGGTGTGGCGCGGTGAGGGGCAGGGCGACTACCCGACGATCGAGGGCTTCCGGTACGGGCAGGAGATTCGCTTCTGGCACGACGGGCGGCCGTTCCTCGGCATGCAGTCGCGCTCGTGGGTGATGGACGCCGACGGCGGGTTCGTCCGTCCCGCCGCCCGCGAGATGGGCTTCTGGCGGCCGGGGGACGGTGACGACTTCGAGGTCGTGCTGGCCCAGATGAGCGGGCTCGTGCAGGTCTTCGTCGGCCGCGCCCGCACGACCACGAGCTGGGAGATCAGCACCGATCTGGTCGCGCGGACGGCGTCCGCCAAGGAGGTCACGGCCGACCACCGGCTGTACGGCATCGTCGAGGGCGACCTGATGTACGCGATGGACATGGCGGCCGTCGGGCAGCCGCTGCAGCCGCACATCTCGGCGCGGCTGGCGCGGGTCCAGTGAGCGATCACTGCACCGACCTGGTCGACTTCGTCGCCGCGTCCCCGTCGAGCTTCCACGCGGCGCGCACGGTGGCCGGTCGGCTCATCGCCGCCGGGTTCGCGGCCGTCGACGAGACGCTGCCCTTCGAGGCGGCACCGGGCGGCTACGTGCTGGTCCGCGACGGCGCGGTGCTCGCGTGGCGCATCCCCGAGGGCGCGACCGCCACGACCCCGTTCCACGTCGTCGGGGCGCACACCGACTCGCCCGGACTGAAGCCCAAGCCGCAGCCGACCACGGCCGGCAACGGTTGGCGCCAGGTCGCGGTGGAGGTGTACGGCGGACCGCTGCTGAACTCCTGGCTCGATCGGGACCTGGGCCTGGCCGGCCGGCTCGTCGGCCGCGACGGCACCGAGCACCTCGTCGCGACCGGCCCGGTCATGCGGGTGCCGCAGCTGGCGATCCACCTCGACCGCCAGGTGAACGACGGTCTGACGCTCAACAAGCAGACCCATCTGCAACCCGTGTGGGGGATCCAGGCCGGCGGTGTCCTGGCGCACCTGGCCGAGCTCGCCGGGCTGGACCCCGACGACGTCGCGGGGCACGACCTGATCTCCTTCGACACCCAGCGCGGCGCGCGCATCGGTGCCGCCGAGGAGTTCCTCGCCTGCGGACGCCTGGACAACCTCTCGTCGGTGCACGCGGGGCTCACCGCCCTCGAGGCCGCCACCGACACCGACGTCATCGCGGTGCTCGCGGCGTTCGACCACGAGGAGGTCGGCAGCGAGTCGCGCAGCGGCGCGTCCGGCCCGGTGCTGGCCGACGTCCTGCTGGGCATCAGCACCGCGTTGGGCGGGGGACCGGACCAGCTGCGGCGGGCGCTGGCCGCGTCGTGGTGCGTCTCGGCCGACGCCGGCCACGCGGTGCACCCGAACTACCCCGAGCGGCACGATCCCACGCACCGCCCGATGCCCAACGGCGGCCCCCTGCTGAAGGTCAACGCCAACCAGCGGTACGCCAGCGACGGCGCCGGTGCCGCACTGTGGTCCCGGGCCTGCGACGCGGCGGGTGTGCCGACGCAGGTGTTCGTCTCCAACAACGCGCTGCCGTGCGGCTCGACGATCGGGCCGCTGACCGCGACCCGCCTCGGGCTGCGCACCGTCGACGTGGGCATCGCGCTGCTGTCGATGCACTCGGCGCGGGAGCTGTGCGGCGCCGACGACCCGGGATATCTCGCCGCCGCGCTGCGGGAGTTCTACCGGCAGGTCGGGTAGCCGGCTACGTCGCGGCCAGCCACGCCAGCGCTGCGGTGGTCATCGCCCGGGTACCGGTGTCGAGCGTCGGCTGGATGAGCGGCGCGAAGTACGGCGAGTGGTTCACCGGGATGTCCTGCTCGACCCGACCGGCCTCCGCGGCCGTCCGGTAGGTCTCCGGATCGGTGCCGCCGATGCCCCAGTAGGTGTACGGCACGCCGAGGGCGCGCGGCAGATCGGAGAAGTCCTCGCTCGCCGACTGCAGCGGCAGATCCTGTGACTGCGCACCGAACGCGCGATCGAACGCGGCCCGCACGCGATCGGTCACGGCCGTGTCGTTGATCGTCGGCGGGAACTGGTCGTACATCTCGAACTCCGGCTCGCGGGGCGAGTCCGATGCCTGGCACTCCGCGGTGACGATGCGCCGGATCGCGGCGAGGACGCGGGCGCGCGTCTGGTCGCTGTAGGTGCGCAGGTTCAGCTCCAGCACGGCGTGGTCGTCGATCACGTTGCTCTTGGTGCCGCCGCGGATGCTGCCGACGGTGAGCACCGCGGGCTCGACCGGGGCGATCTCGCGCGACACCACGGTCTGCAGCCGGATCACGATCATGCTCGCCAGCACGACGGGATCGACCGACGACTGCGGCATCGAGCCGTGGGCGCCCCGACCGAACACGGTGACCCGCATGCTGTCCGCGGCCGAGAGCACCGCGCCCGGGCGCGTCGCGACCGTTCCGGACGGGAACGGCAGCACATGCTGCGCGAGCGCGACGTCGACCGCGCCGAGGAGCGCGACCAGGCCGTCGTCGACCATGCGCCGTGCGCCGTCCCCGAGCTCCTCGGCGGGCTGGAACAGCGCGATGGCGGTGCCCCGCCAGCGATCCCGGGCGCCGGACAGCGCCGCCGCGGCACCGAGCAGGCACGTGAGGTGGACGTCGTGCCCGCAGGCGTGCATGACGGGAACCTCGGCGCCCTGCGCGTCCGTGCCGGTCACCTCGCTCGCGTACGGCAAGCCGGTCTGCTCGCGCACCGGCAGTGCGTCGATGTCGGCGCGCATCAGCACGCTCGGCCCGTCGCCGTTGCGCAGGAATCCGACGACGCCGGTGCCGCCGACTCCCTCATGGACCTCGCAGCCGAGAGCCCGCAGCCGGTCGGCGATCAGCGCCGCGGTGTGCGACTCCTGGTGCGACAGCTCGGGGTGCTGATGGACATGCCGGTAGACGTCCTCCTGCCAGCCCCTCGTGGCGGCCACCGCCGCAGTTACCCAGTCGGCTGCATCGTCGGTGCCCATTGCGGACCTCCTTCGTCGAGGCGATCCATCCATGCTGGCACGTGGGCATCACGTAGCCCGTGATGCGAGAACGACAGGTCACAGCCACGGGGCGGCGAGCGGACTACTGCTCCGTGGTGGCGACGACGGGGGCGTCCTCGGGATGGACCGGCCCCATCACGGTCGCCCAGGGAGCGACGAGCTCGTCGTACGCCGAGCGGTCGAACGAGCCGCCGATGAGGTCGCGGACGGCGAGCGCGTGTGCGGCGTCCCCGGCGGCGTCGCGGCACTTCAGCGCGGATGCCGACCAGGCGCGCTGGCGGGCGTTGAACTGGGCCTCGAGCCGGCCGTGCGCGCTCGCCGCCTCGGAGGCCCGGCCACGCGCGACGAACCTGCCGGGCCCGCGCAGGTCGAACCAGCGGGTCTCGATCGCCTCGTCCTGCTCGGGCGTGACGCCGGCGACCGCGGAGATGAGGGCGGTGATCTCGGCGTGCTGGGGGCCGAACGTCGCCTCCGGGTGGGGGTCCGGGACGGCGCGCAGTCGGGGAGTGGTGCGGGCAGCGGCGTGGTACGCCGATCGTGGATCGAGTGCTCCGGACATGTCACTCCTCGTGTCATGCGGTGGTGGGGGGTCTCGTGCATTGTGACCCACGACACGTCGATGCGCCAGGAGCGAGTGACCCAGTTGCCGACCGGCCGCGGCGCGCCAGGAAACGGAAAAGGGCAGGAAGAAGCCCCCAGGCACTTCCTCGTGACGAGGGTGAGTGGACGACGCTCACGCCTGGGGGCCCCGGCAGTCCCGTGGTGCTCACCGGCTCCCGAAGGAGCTAGTGCGAGACCACCTCACAGGTCCGAGTCGAATTCAACGTCGGATCACCTCCCCTCTTGTGTACCCGGAACGGTAGGCCCGCATCGGAGCCGGCGCAACGGAATATCGCAGCGCATTACAACTGTGTTTCCCGGTCCGCGCCGCGGTGGAGCCGCCGGACCGATTGGCCTAGGGTTCTCCTACGGCGCGCATTCGCCCGCCGTTCTTGCTCTACGGAGGATTGATGATCCAGCGTTCCCGGCGGCTGCTCGCCGCCCTCGGACTGGTGGCGCTCACCAGCGTCTCGGTGACCGCCTGCGGCGGCACCGACAACTCGACCGCCAAGTCCGGCTCGAGCTCCGGATTCGATCTGTCCAAGGTCAAGAAGGACGACGCGGCCGCATCCCTGCTGCCAGCCGACCTGAAGTCCAAGGGCACGCTGACCGTCGGCACCGACACGACGTACCCGCCGAACGAGTACATCGCCGACGACGGCAAGACGATCATCGGCATGGACATCGACCTGATCAAGGCCGTGGGCAAGAAGCTCGGTGTCCAGATGGAGCCCAAGACCGCGGCGTTCGAGACGATCATCCCGTCGATCGGCTCGAACTTCGACCTGGCGATCTCCTCGTTCACGATCAACGCCGAGCGCATGAAGGTGGTCGACTTCGTGAGCTACTACAACGCCGGCACCGTGTGGGCGGTGAAGAAGGGCGGCAAGGTCAACCCGGACGACGCCTGCGGCAAGAAGGTGGCCGTGCAGACCGGCACCATCCAGGACACCGACGACCTGCCGGCCAAGAACCAGGCGTGCACCGCCGCCGGGAAGCCCGCGATCGACATCCAGAAGTACGACTCGCAGGGTGACGCGACCACGGCGGTCGTCACCGGCAAGGCCGACGCGATGCTCGCCGACCTCCCCGTCGTCGTCGACGCCATCACCACCAGCAACGGCGAGCTGGAGCAGGCCGGCAAGATGTACGACGCGGCGCCGTACGGGATCGCGCTGCCCAAGGGCAAGGGCAAGCTCGCCGACGCCGTCCTCGGCGCCGTCAAGTCGCTGATGGACGACGGCAGCTACGACAAGATCCTGAAGAAGTGGAAGGCCGACGCGGGGGCGCTGAAGACCCCGGAGATCAACCCGTCCGGCGGCTGATCCGATGAGCGCACTCGACAGAGGCGACGGCTCGCTGGCCACCCGCGCGGACTACGACCACGCCGAGGAGATCAAGGCGGTCCCGCTGCGCCACCCGTGGCGGTGGGTGTTCGTCGCCGTGCTCGCCGTGCTCGCGGCCATGCTGATCAGCAACCTCGTCGGCAACCCCCACTACGACTGGGACCTGGTCTGGAAGTTCATCTACGACCAGCGCGTCGTCGAGGGCATCCGGTACACGCTGATCCTCTCGGTCGGCGCGATGCTCATCGCGC
This genomic interval from Cumulibacter manganitolerans contains the following:
- a CDS encoding winged helix-turn-helix transcriptional regulator, whose amino-acid sequence is MRCTVRGGKALKSTNPALGGDVQITLMTRAAEQTADILPGLALLAHDVRVVAPDPSVLLDQGTGDAVLVDARLDLAAARTLTRLLASTGTSAPVLVIVPEGGLVAMTAEWGCDDFILSTAGPSEVEARLRFALTRREAVSEEDLQVVTRGDLTIEEDSYSARLKGRSLDLTYKEFELLKYLAQHPGRVFSRAQLLAEVWGYDYFGGTRTVDVHVRRLRAKLGNEHEALIGTVRNVGYKFVNPVEPRAEQGEKRPSGAAEKARA
- a CDS encoding LmeA family phospholipid-binding protein, yielding MPTTPTPARRGRALRRLVMGVLLLLVVLVAADRGAAYLASSRISDELRARLAATAQPTVSISGFPLLAQAAAGSYERVRILAPGVAAGDLDRVDVDLTLREVRLALGDALAGDVSGGTVGDATADITIPEASLSHLTGLPIKIDGITEQVARLSTTFQVLGAKVPVSIDAKVVVKGAQARLDVQAARAGGVALPGFVISSLAKAIGLTFAVPTLVEGMHLDAVSSRYGAIVLHASGTDVPFPAG
- a CDS encoding FABP family protein codes for the protein MSEILPLPDQLPIDTVSVREGPEIHPAMLSLLPLLGVWRGEGQGDYPTIEGFRYGQEIRFWHDGRPFLGMQSRSWVMDADGGFVRPAAREMGFWRPGDGDDFEVVLAQMSGLVQVFVGRARTTTSWEISTDLVARTASAKEVTADHRLYGIVEGDLMYAMDMAAVGQPLQPHISARLARVQ
- a CDS encoding M18 family aminopeptidase is translated as MSDHCTDLVDFVAASPSSFHAARTVAGRLIAAGFAAVDETLPFEAAPGGYVLVRDGAVLAWRIPEGATATTPFHVVGAHTDSPGLKPKPQPTTAGNGWRQVAVEVYGGPLLNSWLDRDLGLAGRLVGRDGTEHLVATGPVMRVPQLAIHLDRQVNDGLTLNKQTHLQPVWGIQAGGVLAHLAELAGLDPDDVAGHDLISFDTQRGARIGAAEEFLACGRLDNLSSVHAGLTALEAATDTDVIAVLAAFDHEEVGSESRSGASGPVLADVLLGISTALGGGPDQLRRALAASWCVSADAGHAVHPNYPERHDPTHRPMPNGGPLLKVNANQRYASDGAGAALWSRACDAAGVPTQVFVSNNALPCGSTIGPLTATRLGLRTVDVGIALLSMHSARELCGADDPGYLAAALREFYRQVG
- a CDS encoding amidohydrolase, which gives rise to MGTDDAADWVTAAVAATRGWQEDVYRHVHQHPELSHQESHTAALIADRLRALGCEVHEGVGGTGVVGFLRNGDGPSVLMRADIDALPVREQTGLPYASEVTGTDAQGAEVPVMHACGHDVHLTCLLGAAAALSGARDRWRGTAIALFQPAEELGDGARRMVDDGLVALLGAVDVALAQHVLPFPSGTVATRPGAVLSAADSMRVTVFGRGAHGSMPQSSVDPVVLASMIVIRLQTVVSREIAPVEPAVLTVGSIRGGTKSNVIDDHAVLELNLRTYSDQTRARVLAAIRRIVTAECQASDSPREPEFEMYDQFPPTINDTAVTDRVRAAFDRAFGAQSQDLPLQSASEDFSDLPRALGVPYTYWGIGGTDPETYRTAAEAGRVEQDIPVNHSPYFAPLIQPTLDTGTRAMTTAALAWLAAT
- a CDS encoding ABC transporter substrate-binding protein produces the protein MIQRSRRLLAALGLVALTSVSVTACGGTDNSTAKSGSSSGFDLSKVKKDDAAASLLPADLKSKGTLTVGTDTTYPPNEYIADDGKTIIGMDIDLIKAVGKKLGVQMEPKTAAFETIIPSIGSNFDLAISSFTINAERMKVVDFVSYYNAGTVWAVKKGGKVNPDDACGKKVAVQTGTIQDTDDLPAKNQACTAAGKPAIDIQKYDSQGDATTAVVTGKADAMLADLPVVVDAITTSNGELEQAGKMYDAAPYGIALPKGKGKLADAVLGAVKSLMDDGSYDKILKKWKADAGALKTPEINPSGG